A window of the Planococcus citri chromosome 4, ihPlaCitr1.1, whole genome shotgun sequence genome harbors these coding sequences:
- the LOC135842921 gene encoding leukocyte elastase inhibitor-like has translation MILFIALILFTGNVCVFSQQEPVENEFSRNVKNSVNKLNVDFSKLVVNDLKPEGNFIFSPLNIYGALALVHLGATGTTKTELSKVLGLSDGEKTSAEGHENFGKLLNDIQNTTYNGTNVNIANGIFVQKGLKLKENYLKGTTKYYKSQSQQLDFAKGGPEATSAVNKWVSEKTNNRIQDLFKSELSKDTVILLASALYFAGKWADRFTESYTETKNFNTGLKLVKVPTMSNNESIPYVDNKDLKFEAISLPYLYQDFSMLIVLPHRNQPLKTLVNSLKPEQLPKIIESLKSTYVNYEIPRMKFRWSQDINEHLTKLGVKQMFDKAELGNMVDLKNVAVSKVSHVAEIEVNEEGTVASAVTAIQFVLTSLVTYSNPPLPFHADRPFLFSIYHRASGIILFTGVVQNPADESA, from the exons ATGATTCTATTCATAGCATTAATATTATTTACCGGAAATGTGTGTGTATTTTCGCAACAAGAGCCagtcgaaaatgaattttctcga AATGTGAAAAACAGCGTCAATAAACTGAACGTAGATTTTTCCAAACTAGTAGTAAATGATTTGAAACCAGAAGGAAACTTCATATTCTCACCACTCAACATTTACGGAGCGTTGGCTTTGGTACATTTGGGCGCCACTGGCACCACCAAAACTGAGCTTTCCAAAGTTTTGGGACTTTCTGATGGAGAAAAGAC ATCGGCAGAAGGTcacgaaaattttggaaagttgtTGAACGACATACAAAACACAACCTATAATGGGACTAACGTGAACATTGCAAATGGAATATTCGTTCAGAAAGGATTGAAACTCAAAGAAAACTACTTGAAAGGCACgacaaaatattataaaagtCAATCTCAACAATTGGATTTTGCCAAGGGAGGACCTGAAGCTACCAGTGCCGTTAATAA ATGGGTTTCCGAAAAAACAAATAATCGTATACAGGATCTATTCAAAAGCGAATTATCAAAGGACACCGTAATATTATTAGCAAGCGCTTTATACTTCGCCGGAAAATGGGCCGATAGATTTACTGAGTCGTATACTGAAAC gaaaaatttcaacactggACTGAAACTGGTAAAAGTACCAACAATGAGTAACAACGAATCAATTCCGTACGTCGATAATAAAGACCTGAAATTCGAAGCCATCAGTTTACCTTACTTATACCAAGACTTTTCCATGTTGATTGTCCTTCCACATCGAAATCAACCCCTCAAAACACTCGTAAATTCACTCAAACCAGAACAACttccaaaaataatagaatccttgaaaagtacctacgtgAATTACGAAATTCCTCGAATGAAATTCCGTTGGTCCCAAGATATAAATGAGCATTTGACGAAACTAGGAGTAAAACAAATGTTTGATAAGGCTGAACTAGGCAATATGGTGGACTTGAAAAATGTAGCTGTATCAAAAGTAAGTCACGTGGCTGAGATCGAAGTTAACGAAGAAGGAACTGTAGCCAGTGCAGTGACTGCCATACAATTTGTGCTCACGTCATTAGTTACTTACTCAAATCCACCTCTTCCGTTCCATGCTGATCGACCATTCCTTTTCTCGATTTACCATCGAGCTTCGGGGATAATTTTGTTTACCGGTGTGGTACAAAATCCGGCTGACGAGAGTGCTTGA
- the LOC135842920 gene encoding serpin B4-like, producing MILCTALLLFIGNGFASAESENAQIVKNATLVSNSVSGLSVNISKLVLNDLKPEGNFIFSPLNTYEVLSLVHLGATGTTKKELSSVLGLPVEENKSAAEVREHFGKLLTNIQKTSADGIQVNIANGVFVQKGLKLKENYLNEAKNYYQSKTQQLDFAKGGPEATNAVNKWVADETKNQVKDLFNDELSKNTQILTASALYFAGEWARRFNKSYTQTKNFNTGVKQIQIPTMTKNLTTLYLNNKDLKFEAASISYAYADFVMIIHLPYPDQPLKTLVNSLKPEDLDLSKTAKSFKAAHVNYQVPQMKFRWTHDITEQLKKLGLKQMFDKAELGNMVDSKNISVSKVTHTAELEVNEEGTLSSAIPKVQSSITSTEQPNPDTPIPFHVDRPFLFSIYHLTTKVILFTGVVQNPADVNA from the exons ATGATTTTGTGCACGGCTTTACTATTATTTATCGGAAATGGCTTCGCATCTGCTGAATCGGAAAACGCTCAA ATTGTGAAAAACGCGACATTAGTCAGCAATAGTGTCAGTGGATTGAGCGTCAACATTTCCAAACTAGTATTAAATGATTTAAAACCCGAaggaaatttcatattttcacctttaaaCACTTACGAAGTCTTGTCATTGGTGCATTTGGGCGCTACTGGTACCACCAAAAAGGAGCTTTCCAGTGTTTTGGGACTTCCTGTCGAAGAAAACAA ATCAGCAGCTGAAGTTCGCGAACATTTCGGAAAATTGCTGACTAATATACAAAAAACGTCCGCCGATGGGATCCAAGTAAACATTGCGAATGGAGTATTCGTTCAAAAGGGATTAAAACtcaaagaaaattatttgaacgaggcgaaaaattattatcaaagtaAAACTCAGCAGTTGGATTTTGCAAAAGGAGGACCTGAAGCTACCAATGCTGTGAATAA ATGGGTTGctgatgaaacaaaaaatcaggTAAAAGACTTATTCAATGacgaattatcaaaaaatacgcaaatttTAACAGCAAGCGCTTTATACTTCGCGGGAGAATGGGCCCGTCGTTTCAATAAAAGTTATACACAAAC GAAAAACTTCAACACAGGAGTAAAGCAGATTCAAATTCCAACCATGACTAAGAATTTGACGACTCTTTACCTCAACAATAAAGATTTGAAATTCGAAGCAGCTAGTATATCATATGCCTACGCAGACTTCGTAATGATAATTCATTTGCCATATCCAGATCAACCTCTCAAAACTCTCGTGAATTCGCTAAAACCTGAAGACCTTGACCtttcaaaaactgcaaaatctTTTAAAGCTGCTCACGTTAATTACCAAGTTCCTCAAATGAAATTTCGATGGACTCACGACATAACTGAGCAGTTGAAGAAGCTGGGATTAAAACAAATGTTCGATAAAGCTGAGCTGGGTAACATGGTCGACTCGAAAAATATATCTGTATCGAAAGTAACACATACAGCTGAACTTGAAGTCAACGAAGAAGGAACTTTATCTAGTGCAATACCTAAAGTGCAGTCTTCAATTACATCAACGGAACAGCCTAACCCCGATACACCTATTCCGTTTCATGTTGATCGaccatttcttttttcaatttaccacCTCACAACAAAAGTAATTTTGTTTACAGGAGTGGTGCAGAATCCGGCTGACGTGAATGCTTGA